TAGTGATTCTAATAATTAAATACAATTTTAATAGAGACATGGTAACCTACAAAATATAATCTTCTATGCTCAATCCGGAAAGTGATTATCTAGTCACATGAAGGAATTAAGTGAGAGTGAGTTTATGTGTGGAGCTAAAGCTTTATGCATACATAGTTATATATAGAGACCTccattcctctccttttcactACTCATGGTGCATATTTTCTGACTAATCTGTCTTCCTCCTCATAGTAGGCAACGTGTATATAATACATCACACATATCATCTTTTTTACAGTTTATGTTCCAAACaaatttcatagtgatgaactTTCTTCACTGTACATCTATCTTGTAAGTTCCATAATTTTCATCACCACCCCTCCTCAGTATCATTGCAAGAAACTCTATAACATGTATCCTCTTTTGGAAACACTTGGAGGAAAGCCCTAGTAAGCAGTCTGAGAGTttggaaaaaaattattaatcttTACTTGATAAAGTAAGGGTGGGACATAATTTTTCAGGGCCAGAGTAAGACGGATTGGATTATGCCTACTTCAGAAGTCCAGTCATTGACTCAGCAGCCTCCATTGCAGAGCTGACTAAATGGATCAGTGGTGCCACCATCATCTTGTTCATAGACTCATCGCCACAAGTACTCAGACTTCTAAGAGGATGTAATATGCACTTCCTAGATATCCTCTGGGATTCTTCCGGTTTAATAAGGATTCTACTATCCTAAAAGGTTCTTTCCTCGACTGGTATAAGTACACCTTCTAGAGTTATCTCTGATAACGCAATCTCTGCATACTTATTCTCTTACCTATTGCTTGAGTTTTAATATTACTTACACACTTGACTGTTGGGCTTTGACCGACACACTTCCCTTCCGCGATCCTAGGCTTGCTTACGCCGGTTTGTTCTTTTACAGGTTAACAAGTTTGAGCATTTCCATCATAAATGGTGGTGCATAAATTTGGTTCCAACTGTAAGAATCTTgattcatccattccatcacaaaaccaaacaaaaaaaaaacataaaaacccaGGCAAACCGAAGACGGACGACCACAGTCCTGACCTTATACCAGCACCGAAGGTATACTTatcacgccccgatcccgacatacgtctaggatcgacacgtgacgtcacccaAATACTCGTATAACTCACATACCCCGTCTCAGGAATATGGCAATCACAATTCGAGaatcaaattgcaaagaaatCTTTCGTTTACCTTATGGCTGCAtttaacctcctcgttagactgcctacgtactctcaaatagggatcaagccattcgtagttcatttcCACAAAGCTAGACGTTTATTCTACTAAGTTCAAGCAGAGAAGCATAGCATTCCTCAATCATTTATTATAACCTGACAACATGTAATTCCTGGACTCAGGCTACATAACCAACCCCCACGAAAACATGATTTCTCTCCCATCtaacatataaatcattatgtctcaTCATGATATCACAATTCACAACATACGTCATATTTAAGAACCGACGAAACACAAAATCATTCTCTAGccgcattaattaattaatttgatcaaagtAATAACAATCATTCCCATATCTTCTAAATTCATATCTTATGAGATCATAATCGAATCATGAAAACTCCCGAAGGAGTCACTTAGACGTTTAACATCTTTTCTAACTCAATTCACAAGACTCTCGAAACCattgacacaaatatatatataactaaggGTAGAGTTACATAGTTAGGCCAAGCCTACTTCTCCAAACAATGGGATTTTAGTCCACTCCACGAAATTCAACAACCtcgggttccggaccactcaacggaaccaaaccaaatatgatCGCCTAAAAATGTACCATGTACAACCAATCATCATCACctctagaatgcgtatggtcccccatcacggatataccaagcaagaCCATTCATGTACCACAACTACGTGGTGCAATCTCATCATCACACATTAACATAATTACACGCATACCTGCTATTGATTCCACATATCAACCAGCATCCAACTATATGGAGCACAACACAAGGAATTCCCTTAATTACTAATTCTACTAAAAATCTAATAAAGTACCCAACTCATCTTCTGACTTCCATCTTCATCTCATGCTAGGTAGTAATGCCAAGTTCATATAGGTATTCAGTTGGCAAGcatatccaaataattatcaaacaatatttagatcccataattgtcataacattcatcataattatcattcacattattaaaaagttaatcaaacatatatatatatatatatatatatatatatatcacaacatcaatacacaagccaaatcGTAGTTAATTagcataggtctatggctaaatatataaaattaacatttcaatagaaatcataatTATAATACCAATTCATATTCGCAAATGATACtaatataagaaattaagataataaccatatcacctatgttaaagtttggtgacgttccaacggtcggatcgtcgattcacactTTTACCAATTAACGTATTatagagaatttaggttccaaccaTCAACTTATGTCATACAATTACCAAAAATGAGCTCAAGGAATCTAATTTAGCCTAAGAATGACATCGACGGCCCCCTAGCCACGCGCCGCCGTGGGTGGCGGTCGGTCACCCCGATTCGCCggaaaaatccaactatttcaaaaaattaccaaaatttacaagaatgaagatctcaatcagtagagtaaactttatacctgcgGCCAAGGCCAATTTGACTGGAAAACATCCCAAACTGGCCACAAACCGCCGGAACCCTAAGGTGTGTGTGCTTCGAATTCGGCTTCCAATCAACTCCGACGCCTCCAACATCGCTTGGGATTTGTTCCTGGGGTTGAGGGGAGTCTTTTGGTGATGGTCATGGATGGTGAAACTTGTCGCAGCCACCTGGAAAAGGGATAAAGCCGCTGGAACACCCGTGGGTTTGTGGCTTCGACCTggaaaaatgggaaagaaattgggaaatctAATATTACAAAGATGTAGGGCTCATCAAAGGCTTTCCATAgacaccaagatcacccaaaacAGAGTTCGGATGAAGGAGATATGACCGAGTCAAATTTGGAGTTTCGCGGGTCAAAAATGACCCAACTCGGGtctctctccttccctctcCTTGCCCTTCTCTGATTGGGCTGTTTTCCCTTCCTTAAAAATCTGATTGGTTCCCTTTTTATTAAACTAACTTAATCTCTAACCCACACGCGGGAATTAAATAGTTCTCATAATTTCAAACgtctgtaactataccgttataattcaGACTTGAAAACAACTTTCGCCTATGCCTTCGTGGGTTCGAGATCTATTCAAAAACGTTACTTGTGACTTTAAAAGATCCAcgagtaaataataattttccaaacttcactcttcgtaactagtttaattgaagtctagtttcaaataaattagtatattttctcgaaaaataatataaaatctcaataatacgaATACATAGATTATAACAGTGTAATCCAGGACGGGATTTCACAATACTAATCAATAAACCTTTTTTCTAGATGTCTAGAATGTATATAATATAACCAGAAACATAAGAAGAAGAGTGACTAATTGCCTGGGGGACTTTGTTAAGAGAGTGATAGAGGGTCTTCGAAAAGTAAAATTCAacagaaaaccaaaatcaaaaggAGATTTTACAACATTGAATTGATTTTGGAGAGAgggctagagagagagaggagagagatgacaatcttatttctttgcgtATTACAAATGAGGAGAGAGATTACAATACCTTCTCTGATCTACGTTtacaaatgaaggaagaaggaggagggagCTTCGATTTAAGACTGCGATAATTAGGAGTGGGCAATTGGaactgaaaaccaaaaccaaaacacaaactaaatcgGACCACATCGAACGGTTCGGTTTGCGGTTTTGGAATTCTTTTATCATCATTTAAGTATCACATATGcaaaaaatcattcattttGGAAATCTCTTAGCCATTAATGTGCTTCAAATAGATAGACGATTCATCATGACGATGATACCTGTTGACACGAAAGTTGCTCTCCATCATGCGATCTTATGTAGAaaacttagagcatctccaacaaTTTTGTTCAACTAGGGTTAACACATAACGTTATATTCTTGTTTAGGTGAATCGTGTGGGGGTTAATTAACAGTTTACCAGAGAGTAACTGTGGTTGTGGATCATATTCTTGTTCAACTCTAGTAACAGTTGGAACACTTTTTGACTCTTATGAAATTTCAGTTTTGAGTTACATGTATTGAGTTAAGTCATTCTTCTTACCTACATCAGTCTTTCATAAGATCTAAATTCAACACCTCATTCAACAAAGTAAGGACTGAATGTCGCTGAACCAATGATCATGTGCTACTTTAGCCTTAATTGCAACATATGTTGAACATTAGAAATCCTAATCCATCGTATTTAAGTGTATGATAAACTACTTCAAAAACGGGAATATAAATATCGCATTGTTAACAGGATTTAGTAACATGTATTTTGAGGGAGAGAAATGTATGATGTATAAGTTTTAACTAGATAGAGCTCAATTCTTATTGACTAGAAGTTAAGATGCAAGATTCAAAAGTACAAAAACACACGTTACAAATAGAACAAAAGCATACAACCTCAACACACAAGCAATAtgtaggcctggtttggtactgaggtgattctgaaaaaagctggtatcaaaaaaagctgggagttgtttttgtgtttggtaaacattcagcttcagttttttttcacagttttggatgaaaaaaagccaaaaacaagaagttgcaaaactcagctttgaaaaactggctttttttcacatctgttttacataaaagtttaccaaacactataatactacttttttttttcaaaagcacttttacaaaaaagtttaccaaacactctgctgctttatttcacagctgcttattctcacagcacagcagaagcagctttttttcaaagcacagcaatactaAACCAGCCCGTAGTTTGGTCATGATGATGCTATTTGTTATCAAAGCCATTGATTGGTTTAGCCCTGCGCGGGGggttgtggggggggggggggtcaaTGGCTTAGCCCCGCGGAGGGGTTGGGGTGTGGGGAAGAAGGGGTGGTTCCAAATTAATTATGTGGGGAAGGACTATCATGATACTATGATGTTTAGTGTCAATGATATAATATTATGTTTAAACGTATTTTCATATATCATTGTATTGTTAGTACAAGATGCTATGGCGACCGTAAACCCTTGACATGAAAGTTGCTCTCCATCATGTGATCTTATGCTGAaaacttagagcatctccaacaattttgttaatttaggGCTAACACAACATTATATTTCTTGTTTAGGTGAATCATGTGGGGGTTGATTAACAGTTTACCAGAAAGTAACTGTAGTTGTGGATCATATTCTTGTTGAACCCTAGTAACAGTTGGAACACTTTTTGCCTCTTATGAATTTCAGTTTTGAGTTACTTGTATTGGGTTAAGTCTTTCTTCTTGTATACAATTGTCATTCAGAAGATTGAATTCAAGACCTCATTCAACAAAGTAAGGGAGTAAGTGTCATTGGACCAAATGATCATGTGCTAGTTACAACGTTTGATGTTGAACATTAGAAACCCTAATCCATCATATTTAAGCGTATGACAAATTCCTTAAAAAAGGGGAATACGACGAGTGCATAATTAATAGTATTTAGTAACTTGTATTTTAAGCGAGAGAAATGCATGACATATAATTAGATAGAGCTCAATTCCTATTTACAAAAGTTAAGATGCAAGATTCAAAAGTACAAAAGCACACGTTACAATAGAACAAAAACGCTCAACCTCAACACACAAACGATATGTAGTTTATTGGTCTGCAAGCTGCAGTGTACACAAACTATGTAGAAAACCTGTCTCTGTCATGAGGAGAAGAGTAGTCGATATTTGAGCCAATAGGAATTATTCCGGAGGGATTGATAGCCGCCATGCTGTAATAACCTATCTTTATGTGATCCATGTTGACAGAGCTGCTCACTCCAGGAACTTGGAAGATATCTTTCGTGTAATTAAACAAATTTGGGTATTCTCGTAGCAGTTTCTTGTTGCACTTGAAGTTGACTGCGTAAGCCTGCCATCAATGGGAAAAATTGTAACGTTAAGGACAATGTAACGACGTGGGTGCAGAAGAAATTGGCAGAATTTTCTGACAATATAAAATCTTGATTGAGGAAACAATTATCAGTACCTCGTCGAATCTTATAAGAGTGACAAACAACCGAATATCTGCTTCAGACAATGTGTTCCCACACAAGTATCGTTGCTTGCTAAGTATCTCCTCGCATTTATCCAAAGCTTCGAACAATTCTTTCACAGCCTGAGAAGAGAAAGATTAAACAATGAATTTTCGATGGCACAAATAGTCCTTAAAGATAATGTAAACACCAGAACCTGCACAGTCGTAATTACAGCTTGCAAAATATACCTCTTCATAAGGCTCCTGATTCCTCGCAAACCCACATTTATAGACACCGTTATTTATCTTGTCATATATCCATTCATTCGTCTGATCGATTTGAGATTGCAAGTGAGGAGGATACAAGTCCAAAGATGCGTTTTCAGCTATATCATTGAATTCAGTATTGAACATACGAATAATCTCTGCACTCTCGTTATTGAcaattgttttaagttttttatcCCAGAGAACCTACAAAAGTAAAAAGATCGATCACTTAGTTACAGAAAAAGCAAAAAATCTAAGAGAGGAACAACCAGAATAACAACAgcgaagggaaaagaaaaatgagaaggcCACATAATATGAGTGAACATACTGGAACTGTGTACTTTCCGGTATACTGTGTGCTTGCAAGTTCGTAAAGTTCTCTAATACTTTTTGCTCCATTCAAAGGGTCCGGTTCAGCTCCAGCTACCTCGGTATCTGAAGCAGGAAAAACCCACCCCATATGCTCATCGGTTTCTTTTGTTCTTCCCCATGTTGGTCTGACTGACTGGGCAAAACAAGCATATATACAAGATTAATTTGTCTCATACAATGAAAATCTaataagtaataatctaatatAAAGTGCTATACCGTAAAGCCGATGGCTTTCTCAAGTCCTTTGATTTTCAAGTATGCGAGGCACCTAGAAGCCCAAGGGCAACCGTATGAGATATACAGATGATATCTCCCAGGTTCTGCCGGAAACTGCGAATTTGGGTCCCGTGAAATGAAGTTACGGAATACAGAAGCAGTTCTCAAAAATGCACCGGATTGTGATATCTCCGTAGTTTGAGCCATCTGATAGAGGTCTGAAGAATCAAACACACGAAGAAATCAGTTTCCCTTCCTATCGTTTGATTAAAATTATATGActtgaagcatatatatatcATCCTACAGTCTTCAATCCAGCTACAACTCGAAAGTCAAACCTTGATTAGAACTCAAAGGAAATTTTTACCCTTCCAAAGTCTGCCTATGAAACTTAAGCCACACTCTTTGTTCTTCGTAGTCAACGGACGATCTATGTAAAATTCTTAACCCACTGAATAATATTTCTTGAAAAAGTTCTAACTAATCCTGTTCATATTTGGTTTCCAGTTCTGTACAGTTATTGAACAATTCACAATCACCAAATGAATCAATTTAAGAAAACACAAGACCACCTACAGTAATCGATCAACGAAACAAGCAACTAAAACTCAGATGAAATCCAACTGAAAAGAATTGTACTTTTTTTGCTTCAACGACCATAAACAGTTACCAAAcgagtttttagttttcaaagaTAAAaactgaaatggttatcaaaccgACGACtctaaataaatgaaaaaagtttATAGTTACCTTCAACTTCAAGGGGAGGATCAGACGGGAGAGACTGGGAGAAGGAGATGTAGCTCCGGTCAGACCCGGTAGCTATAAATACAAATTTTGGAAGTCTTCTCGGTGTATTGTTTCCTCTTTGTCTGCGtcgtatatgtatatatatgccaATAAGCCAATGTGCCATGAATCAACGTTTTGAAGATTGAAGTCGTAAGCTGTTGCGTTGAAGTCGTAAGCTGTTCGGTCGAAGTCGTAAGCTGTTGCGTCACACGTGAATGGCAAGTGGGGCTTTCTAAGTGGGGATTGAGATGTTTTTATCGtaaatggtctttgaaattgaacTAATTGATCAATTTAGTCTCTAAGTTTCACTGccgcacatcaatttggtccttTTGTTAGACTTCTGTTAATGTTTATGTTAGTAAGCTGATGTGGCAAAATACATAACCCAGAAGTTCGATAATATAGTGCCACGTagattatacaaaaaaattatttaaaatctcaaaaCACTTCAAAGATTAACACGGGCTAGCAAACTGGGATAAAAAGgtgtgaaaatcatttcccGTAACGTTATTGTGAAGTATATGCCATAAATTCAAACACTGCTGATTAATGTGAAATCCCTTCAAGCCATTTATGCTTTACCTCATTACAAAGGATAAGGTGAAAAACTATCCCCTTCTCCAACTTAACAAGAAGGCAAAATCCAACAAGATTGCATGGCGGAAGCAGGAAGAATCATTGGCTTAGCCTGCTGGTTGCGCTTCGaccctttcacttacaaatggaGATGGCAACGCTGTCATCACCGATGAAACGGAGACCTGCTTCAGCAGTTCAACTTCTGAAGGCCACCAGATTTTGGTAGCCAATAAAACAGCTAGTTTTCAATATATTTCAGCTGCTAGCCAATTCCTTTTGAGATCCTCTCAGTCAAATCTGAAACCAGAGCATACTTGTTGCTCTCATAGCATGCTGTCATAAACGCTGCCAATGTCACACGGTCCACGTTTTGGTCCTTGTCTACTAATTTATGAAAGAACAATGCTGCTATCCCTACTTTCTTCTCACTACAAAGCTTCCTGACTAATGTATTCACCGTGCGGATCCAGAGCTTCTTTTCTAGCCTTTCTAACATAACCATAGCAGCGGCAGAGTCATCTTTCATGCAGTACTTGTAAGCTAATGTAAATCTAGAGACTTCACAGGGCGATAGCCCTTTGTCCATCATGGTATCATATAACCTACGAGCCTCTTCCAATTTCTCGTCCTTACAGAGCCCACTTATCAGAGCACCGTAAGTAATACTATCAGGCGCACAACCATGGTCACCCATCCGTTGGAAATACTTAATAGCAGAAGCAATATTTCCATCCCGACAATGCCCACAAATCATGGATGTATAGGTTTCCTTGGTGGGAATCAAGTCAGCCCTGACAGCAAACTCAAGAAGTTTCTcgctttctttcattttcttttgcctGCAGTAGGCAGCAATCAAAGTTGTATACAAATGTATATCAGGCTGCAATCCAACCTTCACCATCTTAGTAAAAAACACCAGGGCCCCATTAATATCAGCCCGTTTGCAGTGCTCAGATATGAAAATTGTATACGTGACCCTATCAGCTGCCAATCCTCGGCGAAAGGCCTTCCTAGTCAGTTTATTTGCTTCTTCAACCCTTCCCCTTTTACAGAGACTGTCAATTACTGCATTGTATGTATAGATATTAGGAGGCAATCCTTCCTTATCCATTATATCCATAAATTCATATGCTCTTTCAAAGTTCCCAGCTTTACAATGCCCTGAAACTAGAGTAGTATACGTGTTGGTGTTAGGAACTAATCCTTGTTCCTTCATCCTGCTCAATAACATCTCTGCGCGGCTCATTTTGTCCTCTTGGCAATATCCACTGATCATAGCAGTATATGTATGTACATTTGGCTTGTGATTATCGCTCCGTACAAGCTTAAGAAACAGTCTAAACGCCCTTTCAGTCCAGCCTTTCTTGCAGAGCCCATGAATCAATGCTGTGTGTGTATACACATTCGGCTTCCAACCTTTCCTCACCATTTCCTCCAAcatttcaaatgcttgtttAATGCTGCCCCTCTTGCACAACCCATTAATCATCGTCGTGAAATTAATCAAATTCGGCTTCACACCCATTCTAATCATCTTATCAAAACACCAAGACGCTCGACCTACAAGACCCTTCTCGCAAAATATGTTTATGATCAAAGTAAACGATGCATTATCCAAAACAAAACCTCTCTCGAGCATCTTACTCAACCACCTATCCACGTCCAAAACCCTCCCGTTCCTACAAAACCCAACAACCATAGACTTATAGCACAAGGAATCAGGAGACACACCTCTCTCACACATTTCCTCGAACAGATTCTCTGCATACTCAACCAAACCCAAATCGCATGCAATCCCAAGAACACAATTCAACGTCCGAGTACTCAACGCAAGACCCTGATTCTGTATCTCAAAGACCATATCAGCAGCCTCCTTCAACCTCTCAATCTCAGCGAAATTCATCACCATACAATGAACCACCTCATGGGCTCTCTCCAGATTCCCATTGCGAAGTATCGCCATTGCGCAGAATATGTAAAGCCGCATGAAATATCGAAACTTGGGAAACCCAATTGCCCAGTAAAAGAAACTCAGCGCCGCCATGGAACCTGCTTCCTGAGCCAGTGAAGCAACGACGGAAATGGCCTGCTCGTGGGTCAAAGATTCAGGATTTAAGTCGAGATTGAGCTTCGGAGGCGAAGATCTCAGATGGGTTTGCGGGGAATAGGATTGGTATACCAATGAGCAGATCGAGTTGACAAGTGACTGCGATTGAGAAGAagcggcggcggcggtggcggtgggAGTGGTGGTGGAGTTTTGGTCATCATAGTGAGTGTAGGAAGAGAGTGTTCTGAGAGAGAAGAGGGTGTAGAATAGAGAAATGGGGGTTGAAGCAGGGGATAATAGCTTCAGTTGGAGTTCATGGGTTCTCAGAATTCGCAGAGAAACCATGAAGTTTCTCAGTTCGTTTGGTTCCACTGCCCACCAATCTTCGTagctttcaagtttttttttttttttttctttttcctttgaattattattttcattaatttggaCGGGCCGGGCCTGTACGAATTTGAATATTGGGCTTTTCTTTTATGAACATATTTCTAGCAATCAgaactcttttttatttgtttattggtTTTATGGCTgcaattaatttttgtaattttatagaTTTGAATCTGTTGATGTACAATTGTGTATTATTCACTCTTTTCGGATcagattaattattttaattctaGTACCCTAATACATAAAATGTGAAAGTATAAGTTAAATTTaggatagtgttattcacacattattttttatctctCATACACTCTTGTTAATTCtgattcattgattttcttcaatttattcattTCGACGACCGAAAAATGAGTATGTTGATAGCACTACCCTAAATTCATatgtgagaaaaaaaatatgaccGGATTTGAGCTCACAATAAAAAATGTTGGTTTCATTTTAATACTGAATATATACCTAACTTATTTAATTTGCATGTGaacttccaaaattttcaaggtACACTTCACCTTTCATTAGCAATGACTAGTTTTATAGCAAATGTAATGACAACATTAACTAAATCACATTCATTTACAAGAAAATTAATATCTTCCAAGATCCATCTAACCACCATTTCTAGCTATGGTGAAAAAGACAAAAGAACTCACCATAATCCATTGTAATTATTCTCTTGGGGGTAGTTATGATGCTGTAATGAACATATATAGTGCactagatttttatttttgcattatGCTTCCTTTTGTATGGTAAACTTCTCCTGTCTAAGTTTATCTCATATTGTAGTGACTAGATTTTTATTTCTCAGTATGCTCCCTTTTATATGGTAAATTCTGCATGTGTAAAATTATCTTAGACTGTCGTGCACTAGCTTTTAATTTCTCATTATGCTCCCATTTATATGGTAAACGCCACCCATGTAAGTTTATCTTACGTTACTAGTTCCAAGCCCGGATAAAGGAGAAGGGGGAGTGCGTGAGGTAGTCGAAAACCAACACTTTGTTCTTCACGTTAAATCCTATGATATGATTCCTAATAGCCGATCTCACTTGATGAGATAAGGCGTGGTTGTTGTTCTTCCCTTTTATATGGTAAATATGTTTGATGTTTGTGTAGGATTGCATTTTATTAGAAGCACTTCAAAAACGCTTATAGTCGAagcacactaaaaaaattataatccaATTACGTTTATAAAATACCTCTAAGGTTTGTATATGACTATTGCAATATGAGTCAATTCTGTTTATAAGCGctttaattaaaatagtttaCTTCCAGAAAAACACGTAACATGTGATTATCacaaaaagtgtttttaagtttttctacCAATGTTGCAAGAAGTGCCTTCAACATATAAAATGCTACAAGCGTTTTTAGAactttaaaagtacttccaaacatGAAAAACCTCCAGTATATGGGATTGGCACAATTCACAGGGGAATTATCATATTTCTAGTGTTGCATTGTGATATTTCAGATCAATAAACCTTCCATTCTAATAGTCCATGAAAAAGTGCAAGACATGCACTAATAAACCAAATTGAGTGCCTCTCGCAAGGGTATCTGAAAAGCATGGAGGATTATCCCCTCTTAATCTCTCTTCCCTTCCTTCCCCTCCTAATTGAACTAATAAATCAAATTGAGGATTTTTCTCCCCTTCTCTTTCCTTTTACTTAAACGGTTACGATTAAGCCacattaa
This genomic stretch from Pyrus communis chromosome 2, drPyrComm1.1, whole genome shotgun sequence harbors:
- the LOC137725687 gene encoding uncharacterized protein, whose product is MAQTTEISQSGAFLRTASVFRNFISRDPNSQFPAEPGRYHLYISYGCPWASRCLAYLKIKGLEKAIGFTSVRPTWGRTKETDEHMGWVFPASDTEVAGAEPDPLNGAKSIRELYELASTQYTGKYTVPVLWDKKLKTIVNNESAEIIRMFNTEFNDIAENASLDLYPPHLQSQIDQTNEWIYDKINNGVYKCGFARNQEPYEEAVKELFEALDKCEEILSKQRYLCGNTLSEADIRLFVTLIRFDEAYAVNFKCNKKLLREYPNLFNYTKDIFQVPGVSSSVNMDHIKIGYYSMAAINPSGIIPIGSNIDYSSPHDRDRFST
- the LOC137725686 gene encoding pentatricopeptide repeat-containing protein At4g19890-like gives rise to the protein MVSLRILRTHELQLKLLSPASTPISLFYTLFSLRTLSSYTHYDDQNSTTTPTATAAAASSQSQSLVNSICSLVYQSYSPQTHLRSSPPKLNLDLNPESLTHEQAISVVASLAQEAGSMAALSFFYWAIGFPKFRYFMRLYIFCAMAILRNGNLERAHEVVHCMVMNFAEIERLKEAADMVFEIQNQGLALSTRTLNCVLGIACDLGLVEYAENLFEEMCERGVSPDSLCYKSMVVGFCRNGRVLDVDRWLSKMLERGFVLDNASFTLIINIFCEKGLVGRASWCFDKMIRMGVKPNLINFTTMINGLCKRGSIKQAFEMLEEMVRKGWKPNVYTHTALIHGLCKKGWTERAFRLFLKLVRSDNHKPNVHTYTAMISGYCQEDKMSRAEMLLSRMKEQGLVPNTNTYTTLVSGHCKAGNFERAYEFMDIMDKEGLPPNIYTYNAVIDSLCKRGRVEEANKLTRKAFRRGLAADRVTYTIFISEHCKRADINGALVFFTKMVKVGLQPDIHLYTTLIAAYCRQKKMKESEKLLEFAVRADLIPTKETYTSMICGHCRDGNIASAIKYFQRMGDHGCAPDSITYGALISGLCKDEKLEEARRLYDTMMDKGLSPCEVSRFTLAYKYCMKDDSAAAMVMLERLEKKLWIRTVNTLVRKLCSEKKVGIAALFFHKLVDKDQNVDRVTLAAFMTACYESNKYALVSDLTERISKGIG